The DNA sequence AAAATTAAATATAGAAAGTGAAATGCTAACAGTTACAAAAGGAGATAGGTTAACTGAAAAAGCAGATTTATATGTAAAAGATGATCTGTTATTTTATAAAAATGAAAATATTTTAGATATAAATAAACTTACACTAAAAGGAATTCCAAATTTAGAAAACACACTATTTATAGTTGGAGTTGCGAAAATAATTGGAATAAAAAACAGTATTATAAAAGAATTTTTGTATAATAATAAAGGGTTAGAGCATAGAATGGAAGAATTTTTAAAAATTAAAAATACAGTTTTTATAAATGATTCAAAAGGAACAAATACTGATTCAACAATAAAAGCTTTGCAAGGATATAAAGAAAGAATAACTTTAATTTGTGGTGGGAAAGATAAAAAATTAGATTTAGTTCCATTGTGTAATGAGATTTTAAGACATACAAAGGAAGTTTATCTAATAGGTGAAACAAAACAATTATTAGAAAAGATACTAATAAAAATAGGATATGATAAAAATAAAATTTATAATTTAGAAATTTTGGAGAATGTAATAAAAAAATTAAAGGAAAATTTAGATATAAATAAAAAAAATATAGTAGTTTTTTCTCCTGCAGCTTCTAGTTTTGATCAGTTTAATAGCTTTGAAGAGAGGGGAAAAATTTTTAAGAAACTTGTTATGGAGAATTTTATGGAGGAATAATGACGAATAATAAAAAACTAATAAGAGGCATATTAATAATAATAATTATACTTGCAGTAATTAGTTTTATGTTTATTTATAGTTCAAGTGCATATATTGCAGAAGAAAAAAATTTAGGACAATGGTATTTTGTTAAAAAACAGGCTATATGGTATATGTTAGGATTTGCTTTGATGATGATATTTAGACATATTGATTACAAA is a window from the Haliovirga abyssi genome containing:
- the murD gene encoding UDP-N-acetylmuramoyl-L-alanine--D-glutamate ligase, which gives rise to MKKVLVYGNGKSGKAVTKLLNKKKYIVDIIDDRIGYDKDEILKKIGNYEFIVKSPGISNENLLIDILNKKRIKILDETEVAAKYIDNSKIIAITGTNGKTTTTTKITEMLNFAGYKAISAGNIGVPFSEIIEKEKEYDYIVLELSSYQLEYIDEMNPFIAMVINLTPDHMNRYESLESYYSTKFNIFKNQTKEEHSIINLDDENSGSILKKLNIESEMLTVTKGDRLTEKADLYVKDDLLFYKNENILDINKLTLKGIPNLENTLFIVGVAKIIGIKNSIIKEFLYNNKGLEHRMEEFLKIKNTVFINDSKGTNTDSTIKALQGYKERITLICGGKDKKLDLVPLCNEILRHTKEVYLIGETKQLLEKILIKIGYDKNKIYNLEILENVIKKLKENLDINKKNIVVFSPAASSFDQFNSFEERGKIFKKLVMENFMEE